From the genome of Candidatus Zixiibacteriota bacterium, one region includes:
- the egtD gene encoding L-histidine N(alpha)-methyltransferase: protein MAAEYKVINATDYSDSFGERDAFALDVLVGLSETRKFIPSKYLYDARGSELFRSITQLPEYYPTNCEIEVLEKRVGELAKFVSRQPFNLVELGAGFGRKTRILLRAFSEMRLDYRYVPIDISESAMAGLIAELRDNLPQVEAHGLVTDYFNGLKWLNNRGDRHNFVLFLGSSIGNFSHNESRVFLRNLWNCLNHRDHVLIGFDLKKDIEMLLHAYNDSQGVTAEFNLNLLRRINRELGGHFDVSRFRHFGTYDVFSGGMESFLVSLERQTVYIDMIGRSFSFLPWEPIHTEYSYKYLVPEIERLAGETGFSVSGHYFDSRRYFADSMWQVEKPAALHITE, encoded by the coding sequence ATGGCAGCCGAATACAAGGTAATCAATGCGACCGACTACTCGGACTCCTTCGGAGAGCGTGATGCGTTCGCACTCGATGTTCTGGTCGGGCTCTCGGAGACGCGAAAGTTTATCCCGTCGAAATACCTGTACGATGCTCGCGGAAGCGAGCTGTTCCGATCGATCACGCAGCTTCCCGAATACTATCCGACCAATTGCGAGATCGAGGTGCTGGAAAAACGTGTCGGTGAACTGGCAAAATTCGTCTCCCGACAGCCGTTCAACCTCGTTGAGCTGGGCGCAGGATTCGGCCGCAAGACTCGGATATTGTTGCGGGCGTTCTCCGAAATGCGGCTGGACTATCGTTACGTCCCGATAGACATCTCCGAGTCGGCGATGGCGGGCCTCATTGCCGAGCTACGCGATAATCTGCCGCAGGTCGAAGCGCACGGTCTGGTGACGGACTACTTCAACGGACTGAAGTGGCTGAACAACCGAGGGGATCGGCACAATTTCGTGCTGTTTCTCGGCTCGTCGATCGGCAACTTCTCGCATAACGAATCCCGCGTCTTCCTTCGCAATTTGTGGAACTGTCTCAATCACCGCGATCACGTTCTGATCGGTTTCGATTTGAAGAAGGATATCGAAATGCTGCTGCACGCGTACAATGACTCACAGGGCGTGACCGCTGAGTTCAACCTCAACTTGCTCAGGCGCATCAATCGCGAACTCGGGGGGCATTTCGACGTCTCGCGGTTCCGGCACTTCGGAACGTACGACGTGTTTTCCGGCGGGATGGAAAGCTTCCTCGTGTCCTTGGAACGCCAAACCGTTTATATCGACATGATAGGGCGATCCTTTTCGTTTCTGCCGTGGGAACCGATTCACACCGAATACTCATATAAGTACCTCGTTCCGGAAATCGAACGTCTCGCCGGCGAGACCGGCTTCTCCGTGTCCGGCCACTATTTCGACTCCCGACGGTACTTCGCCGACTCGATGTGGCAGGTGGAGAAGCCGGCGGCCCTGCATATCACCGAATAA
- a CDS encoding choice-of-anchor B family protein, whose product MTSGSTARALLAAGVTLGALLCAPSASAVPPGHDVGFGNQNAPDAPGSGSRNASTAAADYTAAGDTVFSLCPIGIIQFSPAAGGTDCWGWEAPDGTEYAIMGTYNGITFVNANTMQVADEVPGPTVGCGSTRWRDIKTYQHYCYAVSECSGANQGIMIMDMSFLPDSVRLVGAYSTASDFTSHNLVVDTAEGYLYAVKRFYTGVRIISLANPIAPVELGFIATPDCHDMYARNDTVWIAEGSNGTWSAWDLANKAAPQLIQRVSVPAAGYVHNIWPSGDGRHVVTTEETGFKTIKYWNVEDYSDVQLVGQYLAPSNLAHNAHMIGDTAYISHYESGVAIVDFSVPGSPVELDLYDTYQSGESSSFNGCWGTYPFTTSGKVYGSNLDNRLFIMEARPVITTDTIFGDTVLTAPGSDVRVDVSINNHSPLTGINVPFAWGGPFNLTFDSVSTAGLRTDYFFQKTYTVFDPVNHRAAYAVVTGSGQLPLPPGSGPVMSLYFSVPPGASGDSNLVDFSAFSSTIPEIMAACLQFELETSPAVIELGAPPCCAGTAGNVNQDAGGAVDLSDLIYLVNYLFLGGPDPACEQAANVNGDAGGAIDLSDLIALVNFLFLGGAGPAACQ is encoded by the coding sequence ATGACAAGCGGCTCAACAGCCCGGGCGCTATTGGCTGCGGGCGTGACTCTTGGTGCGCTGCTCTGTGCACCGTCGGCAAGCGCCGTCCCGCCGGGGCACGATGTCGGCTTTGGCAATCAGAACGCCCCTGATGCGCCGGGCTCCGGTTCCCGGAACGCCTCGACCGCTGCGGCTGACTACACCGCCGCCGGCGACACCGTCTTCTCACTCTGTCCGATTGGGATTATCCAGTTCTCTCCGGCCGCCGGAGGAACCGACTGCTGGGGCTGGGAGGCCCCCGACGGTACCGAATACGCCATCATGGGGACGTACAACGGTATCACGTTTGTGAATGCCAATACAATGCAGGTTGCCGACGAAGTGCCCGGACCGACCGTGGGCTGTGGGAGTACGCGCTGGCGCGATATCAAAACCTATCAACACTACTGCTACGCCGTCTCCGAATGCTCCGGGGCTAATCAGGGCATCATGATCATGGATATGTCCTTTTTGCCGGATTCCGTGCGGCTGGTCGGCGCGTACTCCACCGCAAGCGATTTCACGTCGCATAATCTTGTCGTCGACACCGCCGAAGGGTACCTGTACGCCGTCAAGCGATTCTACACCGGAGTTCGCATCATAAGCCTGGCCAATCCAATCGCACCGGTCGAGTTGGGCTTCATCGCCACACCCGACTGCCATGATATGTACGCCCGCAACGACACGGTGTGGATTGCCGAAGGCTCGAACGGGACCTGGTCGGCATGGGATCTGGCCAACAAAGCGGCCCCGCAGCTGATCCAGCGTGTATCGGTGCCCGCCGCCGGGTACGTGCACAATATCTGGCCGTCCGGCGACGGACGTCACGTGGTTACGACCGAAGAGACAGGCTTCAAGACCATCAAATACTGGAATGTCGAAGACTATAGTGACGTCCAGCTTGTCGGACAGTACCTGGCGCCATCCAACCTGGCGCATAACGCGCACATGATCGGCGACACCGCATACATTTCCCACTATGAGAGTGGAGTGGCTATCGTCGATTTCTCCGTGCCGGGTTCGCCGGTGGAACTCGACTTGTACGACACGTATCAGTCCGGTGAAAGCTCGTCTTTCAACGGATGTTGGGGGACGTATCCGTTTACGACATCAGGCAAGGTGTACGGCTCGAATCTCGACAACCGCTTGTTCATCATGGAAGCACGCCCGGTCATCACGACCGACACCATTTTCGGAGACACGGTCCTGACAGCGCCCGGCAGCGACGTTCGTGTGGACGTGTCCATCAACAATCATTCGCCCCTGACCGGGATCAACGTGCCCTTCGCATGGGGCGGACCCTTCAATTTGACATTTGACTCCGTTTCGACGGCCGGGCTGCGAACCGACTACTTCTTCCAGAAAACATACACCGTGTTTGACCCGGTTAATCATCGGGCTGCCTACGCGGTTGTCACGGGTTCCGGTCAGCTTCCGCTTCCGCCGGGCAGCGGACCGGTCATGAGCCTGTATTTCAGCGTGCCGCCCGGCGCTTCCGGCGACTCAAACCTGGTGGATTTCAGTGCCTTCTCGTCCACCATTCCTGAGATCATGGCCGCATGCCTTCAATTCGAATTGGAGACGTCGCCTGCCGTCATCGAGCTTGGAGCGCCGCCGTGCTGCGCGGGGACGGCCGGCAATGTGAACCAGGATGCCGGCGGGGCGGTCGATCTCTCGGACCTCATTTATTTGGTGAACTATCTGTTTCTCGGAGGTCCGGACCCTGCATGCGAACAGGCGGCCAATGTGAATGGTGACGCCGGCGGCGCAATCGACCTCTCCGATCTGATCGCCCTGGTTAATTTCTTGTTTCTCGGAGGAGCCGGGCCGGCCGCGTGCCAGTAG
- a CDS encoding VCBS repeat-containing protein has translation MTKQPVWALAAVSFFLLIVVQTAAGQSYTRSVTPFPVTREGEPVALPFLGGINEAKPSLVDFDGDDRLDLLIGERSGKILYLRNTAPSGEPAFEVISNRLGGVDVGSWFAAVDIDADGDMDLFCDNRNGGVEFHRNDQPGLSPDFVLVDSSYDGLMTGVNNTPVLFDIDSDGDLDFFLGGVTGTLAFYRNDGDSTTPSFTFITDSYDSIAAFPGGGAKRTADQRHGFSCIHFADINDDGDGDLFWGDINNVNLYLFANLGTPNVSDLTYETDTFLPGNTVGFNHATTADIDGDGDLDLLIGVGNGSALDNLRLYRNNGSASSASYVLENLNFVDNIDVGSNAFPAIGDIDADGDLDMIIGRFDGRLTLYENTGTPLRPVLSHRTDFFASIDVGTFAAPVLVDWDSDGRLDLLIGTGGGRIEYWRNIGTADSIQLVQESNQLAGIQVDQYATPRSGDLNGDGLTDLVVGEWDFNSRANIRLYQNTGAEGNPSLSLVTAALLPVITPRDYASAQIYDGDGDGRPDVIAGTAALGLTLWRNAAAPGQMPDSLTLIPQSAVIPGTDDGLFPAVVFADFDGDGDDDAVVGEGNGGLNYWSRDGSCCSGTAGNVDADSSGAVEIADIVRLVDWLFLGGSDLSCLPAANVDGDAMGVVDLRDAIYLINAVILGGPPPAPCN, from the coding sequence GTGACCAAACAGCCGGTCTGGGCCCTGGCCGCCGTCTCCTTTTTCCTGTTGATAGTCGTGCAAACGGCAGCGGGGCAATCCTATACGCGCTCAGTAACACCTTTCCCGGTCACTCGCGAAGGCGAGCCGGTGGCACTCCCGTTTCTCGGTGGCATCAACGAGGCCAAACCGTCGCTTGTAGACTTTGACGGGGACGACCGGCTCGATCTGCTGATCGGCGAGCGATCCGGCAAAATCCTCTATCTCCGAAACACGGCTCCGTCCGGCGAACCGGCGTTTGAGGTTATCTCCAACCGACTGGGCGGCGTCGATGTGGGCAGCTGGTTTGCAGCCGTCGATATTGACGCAGACGGCGATATGGATCTATTCTGCGACAACCGAAACGGGGGCGTCGAGTTTCACCGCAATGACCAGCCCGGTCTCTCCCCTGACTTCGTCTTGGTCGATTCTTCGTATGATGGATTGATGACGGGGGTCAACAACACGCCGGTCCTCTTCGACATCGACAGCGACGGAGACCTCGACTTCTTCCTGGGAGGGGTAACCGGCACTCTTGCGTTCTATCGCAATGACGGCGACAGTACCACACCGTCATTCACATTTATCACCGACAGCTATGATAGTATCGCAGCATTTCCGGGTGGTGGCGCGAAGCGCACCGCGGACCAGAGACACGGCTTTTCGTGCATTCACTTCGCCGATATCAACGACGACGGCGACGGCGATCTGTTCTGGGGAGATATCAATAATGTCAATCTTTACCTGTTCGCGAATCTGGGCACCCCGAACGTTTCCGATCTCACGTATGAAACCGATACGTTCTTGCCGGGTAATACTGTCGGGTTCAATCATGCGACGACCGCCGATATCGACGGCGACGGCGACCTGGATTTGCTGATCGGCGTGGGCAACGGTTCGGCGCTCGACAACCTGAGACTATATCGCAATAACGGGAGCGCCTCATCCGCATCCTATGTCCTCGAGAATCTGAACTTCGTCGACAACATAGACGTCGGAAGCAACGCTTTTCCTGCAATCGGCGATATTGACGCGGACGGTGACCTGGACATGATAATCGGGCGTTTCGATGGCCGGCTGACTTTGTATGAAAACACCGGTACGCCGCTTCGCCCGGTTCTGAGTCATCGGACAGACTTCTTCGCCTCCATCGATGTCGGGACGTTTGCAGCGCCGGTGCTTGTCGATTGGGATTCGGACGGCCGCCTTGACCTGCTGATCGGCACCGGCGGAGGTCGAATCGAATACTGGCGCAATATCGGAACCGCCGATTCGATCCAGCTCGTACAGGAATCAAATCAACTGGCCGGCATTCAGGTCGACCAGTATGCGACTCCCCGGAGCGGTGATCTCAACGGTGATGGGCTGACTGACCTGGTCGTAGGAGAATGGGATTTCAACAGCAGGGCGAATATACGCCTCTACCAAAACACGGGGGCGGAAGGCAACCCGTCGTTGTCACTGGTGACAGCAGCTTTGCTGCCGGTCATCACGCCGCGCGATTATGCCTCGGCGCAGATATATGACGGGGACGGCGACGGGCGACCGGACGTAATTGCCGGCACTGCCGCGCTGGGTCTAACGCTGTGGCGCAATGCCGCCGCTCCCGGACAAATGCCCGACTCGCTCACACTCATTCCGCAAAGCGCGGTCATCCCGGGCACCGATGACGGGTTGTTTCCGGCCGTCGTCTTTGCCGATTTCGACGGTGACGGCGATGATGACGCTGTCGTGGGCGAAGGCAACGGAGGATTGAATTACTGGAGCCGCGATGGTTCGTGTTGCTCCGGCACCGCAGGCAATGTCGACGCCGATTCCTCCGGCGCCGTGGAGATCGCCGATATCGTGCGGCTAGTCGATTGGCTTTTCCTCGGCGGTTCCGATCTGAGCTGCCTCCCGGCGGCCAATGTCGACGGCGACGCGATGGGTGTGGTCGATCTGCGTGATGCGATCTACCTCATCAATGCTGTCATTCTCGGCGGCCCGCCGCCTGCCCCCTGCAATTGA
- a CDS encoding MBL fold metallo-hydrolase has protein sequence MIRLAFHGAAGMVTGSKYLLSVNDEHILVDCGMFQGRRELRQKNWQPPAFEPTSVSAVILTHGHIDHIGYLPRLVRFGYNGPVYATHPTVDIAKLSLLDAANIQMEDAEYRNKKKLTRYEKALPLFDTDDVALIEGLYRGVPFDSWTSVSDNIRFRYHAAGHILGAGSAELELHDGDRTVSVLFSGDLGRYGNPLTRNPAEPPTTDYLVCESTYGGRIHPPEDAHQDFMELVRDAVKRKSILLIPAFAIGRTQQVTFLIDRLIEHGLVPDVDIHIDSPMAISATDIYCKYPSMHSIDLHKLGGAGCVLHGKRVHLHRKRKSSKQLNKLKGPAIILSSSGMLTGGRILHHLINRLPDPRTTVALVGYMAEGTLGRQLMDGATKVYIHKQPIEVKARVVTLSGLSGHADYYEILHWAEPIASAPKRVFITHGEPDQAEAMAGHFRVKRSWNCHRPGLGETVEL, from the coding sequence ATGATCCGCCTGGCGTTTCACGGCGCCGCAGGTATGGTGACCGGTTCCAAGTACCTGCTGTCGGTCAATGATGAGCATATTCTAGTCGATTGCGGCATGTTTCAGGGTCGTCGGGAGCTGCGTCAGAAAAACTGGCAGCCGCCGGCATTCGAGCCAACCTCGGTAAGCGCAGTCATTCTCACCCACGGACATATCGATCACATCGGATATCTGCCACGTCTCGTCCGGTTCGGTTACAATGGACCGGTGTACGCCACACACCCGACGGTCGACATAGCCAAGCTGTCCCTGCTCGACGCCGCGAACATCCAGATGGAAGACGCGGAATACCGCAACAAGAAGAAACTGACTCGCTACGAGAAGGCGCTGCCGCTATTCGATACCGATGACGTCGCCCTGATCGAGGGTCTGTATCGGGGCGTCCCGTTCGACTCCTGGACCAGCGTGTCCGACAACATTCGGTTTCGATACCACGCGGCGGGCCATATTCTCGGTGCAGGCAGCGCGGAACTGGAGTTGCATGACGGCGACCGTACGGTGTCGGTTCTCTTCTCCGGCGATCTCGGCCGGTACGGCAATCCGCTGACGCGAAACCCGGCCGAGCCCCCGACCACAGACTACCTTGTGTGCGAATCAACGTATGGCGGAAGGATTCATCCTCCCGAGGACGCGCACCAGGACTTCATGGAACTGGTACGCGATGCTGTCAAGCGGAAGAGCATCCTGTTGATTCCGGCGTTCGCAATCGGCCGGACACAACAGGTAACCTTCCTGATCGACCGGCTGATCGAACACGGCCTGGTGCCCGATGTCGACATTCACATCGACTCGCCGATGGCCATATCGGCTACCGACATTTACTGCAAGTACCCGTCCATGCACTCCATCGATCTCCACAAGCTTGGCGGCGCGGGTTGCGTCTTGCATGGCAAGCGCGTCCACCTGCACCGCAAGCGGAAGTCGTCCAAACAGCTGAACAAACTGAAGGGTCCCGCCATCATCCTGTCGTCGTCCGGCATGCTGACTGGAGGGCGAATCCTGCACCACCTGATCAACCGTCTGCCCGATCCAAGAACCACCGTCGCGCTGGTCGGATACATGGCCGAGGGGACGCTGGGGAGGCAGTTGATGGACGGTGCCACGAAAGTGTATATCCACAAACAACCGATTGAGGTCAAGGCGCGAGTGGTGACCTTGTCGGGGTTGTCGGGTCATGCCGACTACTATGAGATTCTCCACTGGGCTGAGCCGATCGCTTCGGCGCCGAAACGTGTGTTTATAACCCACGGGGAGCCGGATCAGGCCGAGGCGATGGCCGGACATTTCCGCGTCAAGCGCAGCTGGAATTGCCACCGTCCGGGGCTCGGCGAGACGGTGGAACTCTGA
- the egtB gene encoding ergothioneine biosynthesis protein EgtB yields the protein MKTIENPAALSRSQLTSRYNAVRQFTEQLCRPLATEDYVVQPIEDVSPPKWHLAHTTWFFEQVVLERFVPAYRRYHDTFYFIFNSYYQAFGDRASRDLRGTLSRPTVEQVYAYRAAIDRRVRDLIESIPEDKLSDVAALIELGLHHEQQHQELLVTDIKYIFASNPLLPLYTERRLPTVGSAPPAEYVDFTGGTREIGCDGADFAYDCEGPRHTVYVAPFSLMNRLVTCGEYLDFMEDGGYTNPDLWLSNGWDVITSRGWRAPLFWVEANGGWQIITMSGIREVSPAEPVCHVCHYEAEAYARWAGKRLPTEAEWEVAAQSIDDKAYIGNFVEEKYFHPAPAGTFAENHALRQMFGDVWEWTSSAFLPYPGYRREPGALGEYNGKFMNDQTVLRGGSCATSRSHLRPTYRNFFQSDRRWQFTGFRLAADA from the coding sequence GTGAAAACTATCGAGAACCCGGCCGCCCTCAGTCGAAGCCAGTTGACCAGCCGCTATAATGCGGTTCGCCAGTTTACCGAGCAGTTGTGCCGACCGCTGGCAACTGAAGACTACGTCGTCCAGCCGATCGAAGATGTTTCGCCGCCCAAATGGCACCTCGCTCATACTACCTGGTTTTTCGAGCAGGTTGTACTCGAACGGTTTGTACCCGCCTACCGTCGGTATCACGATACATTTTACTTCATTTTCAATTCGTATTACCAGGCGTTTGGTGATCGCGCCAGTCGCGACCTGCGAGGGACCCTGTCGCGCCCGACAGTAGAGCAGGTATACGCCTACCGGGCCGCGATCGACCGACGGGTCCGGGACCTCATTGAGTCGATTCCAGAGGACAAGCTAAGCGATGTGGCTGCACTCATCGAACTCGGATTACACCACGAACAGCAGCATCAGGAACTGCTTGTGACTGACATCAAATACATTTTTGCGAGCAACCCACTGTTGCCGCTGTACACCGAGCGCCGACTTCCCACCGTCGGCTCCGCGCCGCCGGCCGAATACGTGGATTTTACCGGTGGCACCCGGGAAATAGGCTGCGACGGCGCTGACTTTGCCTACGATTGCGAGGGACCTCGCCATACGGTTTATGTCGCCCCGTTCTCATTAATGAATCGTCTGGTAACATGCGGCGAATATTTGGACTTCATGGAAGATGGGGGATATACCAATCCCGATCTCTGGCTGTCCAACGGCTGGGACGTCATCACGTCTCGGGGATGGAGAGCGCCGCTGTTCTGGGTGGAAGCAAACGGCGGTTGGCAGATCATAACGATGTCCGGTATTCGCGAGGTGTCGCCCGCCGAGCCGGTGTGCCACGTGTGCCATTATGAAGCGGAAGCCTACGCCCGGTGGGCGGGGAAGCGACTTCCCACTGAAGCGGAGTGGGAGGTCGCGGCGCAATCTATCGACGACAAGGCCTACATCGGGAATTTCGTCGAGGAGAAGTACTTCCACCCGGCCCCGGCCGGAACGTTCGCGGAGAATCACGCGCTTCGTCAAATGTTTGGTGATGTGTGGGAGTGGACGTCGTCGGCGTTTCTTCCGTATCCCGGCTATCGTCGGGAACCGGGAGCGCTCGGCGAATACAACGGCAAGTTCATGAACGATCAAACGGTGCTTCGGGGCGGTTCCTGTGCCACGTCGCGCAGCCACCTCCGACCGACCTACCGCAACTTCTTTCAATCGGACCGACGCTGGCAGTTTACGGGCTTCCGGCTGGCAGCCGACGCATAA
- a CDS encoding thioredoxin family protein, which translates to MRKTTCLLFGAVALSALVGCSAEAGKNDATEKTAAPQETSATPAVATIDQPAPAFTLTDTEGTVHSLSDFKGKYVVLEWINFDCPFVVKHYSSGNMQSLQKKYMESGVVWLTICSSAPGKQGYFEGEELASRMEAEEWMGTAYLADPTGAVGKAYGATNTPHMYVISPEGMLIYAGAIDDTPSTKTADIPTSANYVVAALDAVVAGQPVATKATAAYGCAVKY; encoded by the coding sequence ATGAGAAAGACAACATGCTTGCTGTTCGGCGCCGTGGCGCTGAGTGCGTTGGTAGGGTGTTCGGCGGAGGCCGGTAAGAACGACGCGACAGAGAAGACGGCGGCGCCACAGGAGACGAGCGCGACCCCTGCGGTTGCGACAATCGACCAACCCGCACCGGCGTTTACGCTCACCGACACCGAAGGTACGGTGCACTCGCTGTCCGATTTCAAGGGGAAATACGTCGTCCTCGAGTGGATCAACTTCGACTGTCCCTTCGTGGTGAAACACTACTCGTCAGGCAACATGCAGTCTCTGCAGAAGAAGTACATGGAATCAGGCGTCGTATGGTTGACAATCTGTTCGTCGGCGCCGGGCAAGCAGGGATATTTCGAGGGGGAAGAGCTGGCCAGCCGGATGGAGGCAGAGGAGTGGATGGGTACGGCGTATCTGGCTGATCCCACCGGTGCAGTCGGCAAGGCGTACGGCGCCACGAACACGCCGCACATGTACGTAATCAGTCCGGAAGGAATGTTGATCTATGCCGGGGCAATCGACGACACGCCGTCGACCAAAACCGCCGACATCCCGACCTCTGCCAATTACGTTGTTGCAGCGCTCGACGCAGTTGTGGCCGGTCAGCCGGTGGCGACCAAGGCGACAGCCGCGTACGGCTGCGCGGTGAAGTACTAG
- a CDS encoding YncE family protein translates to MRKFAVRTLLGVAAASVLWFACSDDNPVSPEPAAFDILYVLNQADQTIYKYNAQTLVRIDSLSTPVVEPHFIEFSRDHSCYYVIGRQVGGQIAKYRTADDSLLQLVTVPGTVFPTALAISPNDDTVYVCDFSDTKGRIHRYAASGNNFAYLDSSLQAGYQTHDLHFASSGEFFVSVGFNSDDITIVNLDSGSTTPLLVQDASTGFGTPPAGYGPYGVRVDNASELAIVACRKGVDQIRVIDLLTRQLVDSIVIPTADQTSSAMAGPTMMHVAPDNDIVYVTGFTDNRVWVVRLSTASVVQTIPLGTARPFMVMADQSGDRVYVSTTGFRPDDGTLYVIDGQSYQVIDSVAAGSEPFGFSILHHQGGHH, encoded by the coding sequence ATGAGAAAGTTCGCAGTCCGTACGCTGCTTGGCGTTGCTGCGGCGAGCGTATTGTGGTTTGCCTGCAGTGATGACAACCCGGTCAGTCCGGAACCGGCGGCGTTCGATATCCTGTATGTCCTCAACCAGGCCGACCAGACAATCTACAAGTACAACGCACAGACGCTGGTGCGGATAGACTCTCTTTCGACTCCGGTCGTCGAACCGCACTTCATCGAGTTCTCGCGCGACCATTCCTGCTACTACGTGATCGGTCGACAAGTGGGCGGTCAGATTGCAAAGTACCGTACCGCCGACGACTCACTGCTGCAGCTGGTAACGGTGCCGGGGACGGTGTTTCCAACCGCACTGGCCATCAGCCCGAATGACGACACCGTGTACGTGTGCGATTTCTCCGATACCAAAGGGCGTATCCATCGTTATGCTGCGTCCGGCAACAACTTCGCGTATCTCGATTCGTCCCTGCAGGCCGGCTATCAGACGCACGACCTGCATTTCGCCTCCAGCGGCGAATTCTTCGTCTCCGTGGGTTTCAACAGCGATGACATCACCATCGTGAATCTTGACTCCGGGTCCACTACGCCGCTGCTGGTTCAGGATGCATCCACCGGTTTCGGTACGCCGCCGGCTGGCTACGGCCCTTACGGCGTTCGTGTCGATAATGCCTCTGAGTTGGCGATCGTAGCATGTCGCAAAGGAGTCGATCAGATCCGTGTGATCGACCTTCTTACTCGTCAGCTTGTTGATTCCATCGTCATTCCCACCGCCGACCAGACGTCTTCAGCTATGGCCGGGCCCACGATGATGCACGTCGCCCCCGATAACGACATCGTCTATGTGACCGGATTTACGGACAACCGCGTCTGGGTGGTGCGTCTGTCGACAGCGAGTGTCGTCCAGACCATTCCCCTGGGGACTGCACGCCCGTTTATGGTTATGGCCGATCAGTCCGGTGACCGTGTGTATGTCTCCACTACCGGCTTTCGTCCGGACGACGGAACGCTATACGTCATCGACGGGCAGAGTTATCAGGTGATCGATTCGGTCGCGGCGGGGTCCGAGCCGTTCGGGTTCAGCATCCTGCACCATCAGGGCGGCCATCACTGA